Proteins encoded within one genomic window of Bacillus sp. 1NLA3E:
- a CDS encoding SDR family NAD(P)-dependent oxidoreductase, which yields MKFEDKVALITGGTSGIGLSVARSLTKEGAKVVIVGRNQNKGDLAIKKLKQIHSDVMYLSVDVSKSNEVEQMVHTTVSTFGKLDFAFNNAGNAEGKPALTHEFSEEDFDSILGVTIKGVWLCMKYELQAMLENGGGSIVNTSSLDALLCSPGTTAYATGKSGIITLTKCVAQEYGKQGIRVNTLTPGAIRTPMIDSKFEGLSVEEAKRLEDKYNSLNALGRIGTPKEAAAVVTWLMSDEATYITGQNIIADGGVNFI from the coding sequence ATGAAGTTTGAAGATAAGGTAGCTTTAATTACTGGCGGGACTTCAGGAATCGGACTATCCGTTGCTCGATCTTTAACCAAAGAGGGAGCAAAAGTAGTTATTGTAGGGAGAAATCAGAATAAGGGAGATTTAGCTATAAAAAAATTAAAACAAATACATTCCGATGTAATGTATTTGTCTGTTGATGTAAGTAAGTCTAATGAAGTGGAACAAATGGTTCATACCACTGTATCAACCTTTGGTAAATTAGATTTCGCTTTTAATAATGCTGGAAATGCTGAAGGTAAACCAGCGCTTACACATGAGTTTAGTGAAGAAGATTTTGATAGCATATTGGGTGTTACAATAAAAGGGGTTTGGCTTTGTATGAAATATGAACTTCAAGCAATGTTAGAAAATGGAGGGGGTTCTATTGTAAATACATCCTCGCTTGATGCTTTGTTATGCTCACCAGGTACGACCGCCTATGCTACAGGTAAAAGTGGTATCATTACTCTAACAAAGTGTGTTGCCCAGGAGTACGGGAAGCAAGGAATAAGAGTTAACACCCTCACACCAGGTGCAATTAGGACACCAATGATTGATAGTAAATTTGAAGGTTTATCAGTAGAAGAAGCAAAAAGGCTTGAAGATAAATATAATAGCCTAAATGCTTTGGGTAGAATAGGAACGCCTAAAGAAGCAGCAGCAGTCGTGACATGGTTAATGTCTGATGAGGCGACTTATATAACTGGACAAAATATTATTGCAGATGGTGGAGTGAATTTTATTTAG
- a CDS encoding ECF-type sigma factor negative effector: MTDKIPSFKEDIDMIHVPTDKLNTIISNFSLDSDTRKQQVKHKRNRILIAAACLLIGIPTTAFGAVKAYDMIVQKQNYEVNISVVNKIFKMKDSWYKMKIGYLPENMEAYEAMKYSFKDNYANGGFSFILWRLGKNSDFQTLYANDYEEKEINGRKVVIVNKDTGNKNVMFDRQVFLLFEEEGMMLQSYVGTDVSDEQMLKVIEGISLESTTEEKATYTADYDGALFSKAKEPTESRVIPLKKDSKQLFKVGQTVPVTIEMNETESKLEYVIEKVEVFDSIKDFKQGNFNELGLEILNDNKVLDQTNKLLPYKRDVYKVGNGKDSVDELVESQLVNLKFVYLTTTVKNNGKQATEEIYMHPSLQVLKFEKNAWNYAGEDGIAEESIMTGEVDYLEPHGNGKGFYNIGSIQPGQTMKVNLGYFVDADKLDSIFLDAFHYSGFGDTENMNSKDRWWIDIRQ, encoded by the coding sequence ATGACAGACAAAATTCCGTCGTTTAAGGAAGACATTGACATGATTCATGTTCCGACTGATAAGCTTAATACGATTATATCAAACTTTTCGTTGGACTCTGATACAAGAAAACAGCAGGTCAAGCATAAAAGGAATCGTATTTTAATCGCTGCTGCCTGTTTATTGATTGGCATACCGACGACCGCCTTCGGTGCAGTAAAAGCCTATGATATGATTGTCCAAAAACAAAATTATGAAGTGAATATTTCAGTGGTAAATAAGATTTTCAAAATGAAAGACAGTTGGTATAAGATGAAAATCGGCTATTTACCAGAAAATATGGAAGCATATGAGGCTATGAAATATTCCTTTAAAGATAATTATGCAAATGGTGGGTTTTCATTCATTCTATGGAGATTAGGAAAAAATTCTGATTTTCAAACTTTGTATGCAAACGACTACGAAGAAAAGGAGATCAATGGTAGGAAAGTAGTGATTGTTAATAAAGATACTGGAAACAAAAATGTAATGTTTGATAGACAGGTCTTTCTCTTATTCGAAGAAGAGGGGATGATGTTACAAAGTTATGTTGGAACGGATGTAAGTGATGAGCAAATGTTGAAAGTCATAGAGGGCATTTCACTTGAATCAACAACGGAAGAAAAGGCAACATATACAGCGGATTATGATGGAGCCCTTTTTAGTAAAGCGAAGGAACCAACAGAATCTCGTGTTATTCCTTTGAAAAAGGACAGCAAACAACTATTTAAGGTAGGTCAAACGGTTCCAGTAACCATAGAAATGAATGAAACCGAAAGTAAACTTGAATATGTGATAGAAAAAGTTGAAGTCTTTGATTCAATCAAAGATTTTAAACAAGGGAACTTTAATGAATTGGGACTAGAAATCTTAAATGATAATAAGGTTTTAGATCAGACAAATAAACTGTTACCGTACAAACGGGATGTGTATAAAGTAGGGAATGGTAAGGATTCTGTTGACGAATTAGTAGAGTCGCAATTAGTTAATCTGAAATTTGTCTACCTGACAACAACAGTGAAAAATAATGGTAAACAGGCAACAGAAGAAATCTATATGCATCCGTCCTTACAAGTGCTTAAATTTGAAAAGAATGCATGGAACTATGCTGGAGAAGATGGAATCGCCGAAGAAAGTATTATGACGGGCGAAGTTGATTATCTAGAACCTCACGGAAATGGAAAAGGCTTTTACAATATTGGTAGTATCCAGCCTGGACAAACGATGAAGGTTAACCTAGGTTATTTTGTAGATGCGGACAAACTGGATTCAATCTTCCTTGATGCTTTCCATTACAGTGGATTTGGTGACACTGAAAACATGAATTCAAAAGATCGTTGGTGGATTGATATTCGTCAATAG
- a CDS encoding sigma-70 family RNA polymerase sigma factor: METKLNLISKAKKGDINAFQTLIHIEKEKLYKMAYMYMRNEDDALEVFQETIYKAFASLSKLKNDEYFSTWMTRILINTAIDLLRKKKRVVPINQEVLENTSDTSSFNSDVHIDLLKAMDEIEEKYKTVLLLRYYQDYSVKQIASMLKCPEGTVKTNIRRGLDKLKEKMKGVYSDDRQNSVV, encoded by the coding sequence TTGGAAACTAAGTTGAACTTAATATCCAAAGCTAAAAAAGGGGATATAAATGCATTTCAGACATTAATTCATATTGAGAAGGAAAAATTGTACAAGATGGCATATATGTATATGCGGAATGAAGATGATGCATTAGAAGTGTTTCAAGAAACGATTTATAAAGCTTTTGCATCTCTGTCAAAACTAAAAAATGACGAATATTTCTCTACATGGATGACGCGTATTTTGATTAATACAGCGATTGATTTATTAAGAAAGAAAAAGAGAGTAGTTCCAATCAATCAAGAAGTGTTGGAAAACACTAGTGATACCTCATCTTTCAATTCTGATGTACATATTGATCTTCTTAAAGCAATGGATGAAATTGAGGAAAAATATAAAACGGTCTTACTGTTAAGGTATTATCAAGATTATTCGGTTAAACAGATCGCCTCGATGCTTAAATGTCCAGAGGGAACGGTGAAAACGAATATCCGGCGCGGGTTAGACAAACTTAAGGAGAAAATGAAGGGGGTTTACAGTGATGACAGACAAAATTCCGTCGTTTAA
- a CDS encoding MarR family winged helix-turn-helix transcriptional regulator, which produces MSLLNLCYLSNIMENKFDQFATLSAQISHIYASLASQYGLTLNELHVLYYIGSNGPSSPSEISKRWSLPKQTITSIGNKLAKKDYLYFSTDPIDKRSKQISLTDSGEKFVRPLIESITQSELKTSREFGEEKFASLLKQLSQLQNLLAHNLNHKS; this is translated from the coding sequence GTGTCATTATTAAATCTATGTTACCTGAGTAATATTATGGAAAATAAATTCGATCAATTCGCTACTTTATCAGCTCAAATCTCACATATTTACGCCAGTCTTGCAAGCCAGTATGGTTTAACCCTTAACGAATTACATGTTCTCTACTATATCGGTAGTAATGGTCCTAGTTCTCCAAGCGAAATTAGTAAAAGGTGGAGTTTACCCAAACAAACAATTACCTCTATTGGTAACAAGTTAGCAAAAAAGGATTACCTATACTTTTCAACTGATCCTATTGATAAACGCAGTAAACAGATTAGCTTAACCGATTCCGGGGAAAAATTTGTCCGTCCTTTAATTGAAAGCATCACTCAAAGCGAATTAAAAACCAGTAGGGAATTTGGCGAAGAAAAGTTTGCAAGTTTACTTAAACAGCTATCACAATTACAAAATTTGCTTGCACATAATTTAAATCATAAAAGTTAA
- a CDS encoding FMN-binding negative transcriptional regulator: MYIPKDFKIEDEEIIYDFIEKNGFATLFSQHNGEPYATHLPLILNKAENALYGHFARPNEQWKDAEKVLVVFQGPHCYVSPSWYETMKAVPTWNYVSIHLYGKMEIVEDPKTIFDSLNELVNKYESPDSPYNLNNVEPSFIEGMSKGIVAFRIKTTKIEAKAKLSQNHPVERQELIIKQLEDSSNQDNIQVASLMKKNLQTYQ, from the coding sequence ATGTATATTCCAAAAGATTTTAAAATTGAAGATGAAGAAATTATCTATGACTTTATTGAAAAGAACGGCTTTGCAACTTTATTTTCCCAGCATAATGGAGAACCCTACGCTACTCATCTTCCACTGATATTAAATAAAGCTGAAAATGCTTTATATGGTCATTTTGCTCGTCCGAACGAGCAATGGAAGGATGCTGAAAAAGTTCTTGTGGTTTTCCAAGGTCCACACTGTTATGTATCACCCTCTTGGTACGAAACAATGAAAGCAGTACCTACTTGGAATTATGTTTCTATCCATTTATATGGGAAGATGGAGATTGTAGAAGATCCAAAAACAATATTCGATTCTTTAAATGAATTGGTAAATAAATATGAAAGTCCTGATAGTCCATACAATTTAAATAATGTAGAACCAAGTTTCATCGAAGGAATGAGCAAAGGAATTGTAGCGTTCAGAATAAAAACGACAAAAATTGAAGCGAAAGCTAAATTAAGCCAAAATCATCCTGTGGAGAGACAAGAGTTAATTATTAAGCAGTTGGAAGACAGTTCAAACCAAGATAATATACAAGTAGCATCTCTAATGAAGAAAAATCTACAAACGTATCAATAA
- a CDS encoding SMI1/KNR4 family protein, whose product MNDVINLIETSKPRVTDINIKSAEEQLGVAFPNQYKDLFKLTNNAQIGEWTLFPIKDPKNLKRTWDDIVRQNQEVRDEGMAVNLISIGEDGTGDKLCFRIVDTVMLNKVYIWYHETEEVEEIASNLKEFIVSNSEFEDEIEEN is encoded by the coding sequence ATGAACGATGTAATCAATCTAATTGAAACAAGTAAACCTAGAGTTACGGATATAAATATAAAATCAGCAGAAGAACAATTAGGTGTTGCCTTCCCCAATCAATACAAAGACCTTTTTAAATTAACTAACAATGCTCAAATTGGTGAATGGACTCTATTTCCTATTAAAGACCCCAAAAACTTAAAAAGAACCTGGGATGATATTGTAAGACAAAATCAAGAGGTAAGAGATGAAGGAATGGCAGTTAATTTAATATCCATTGGTGAAGATGGTACAGGGGACAAATTATGTTTTCGGATTGTTGATACGGTAATGCTTAATAAAGTTTATATCTGGTATCACGAAACGGAAGAAGTAGAAGAAATAGCTTCTAACTTAAAAGAATTTATTGTATCGAATTCTGAATTTGAAGATGAGATTGAAGAAAATTAA
- a CDS encoding immunity protein Imm33 domain-containing protein produces MPWYLDNVYELNKESPYTFYVPSLEVLNKLKVGDLIKLIFVTEEAEDDGFRGERMWVQITNIKEKKFIGILDNEPQRLPLKIGDEISFGIENICDTEYEDPKSSEWNFYFDTLVTVSEDVLEKREFNFMLKDYPNGEGDSGWSILSCYEDDAFLSDSENFQIVSIGVILNIDDSILEFIQETPLCAYEKNEQGKFYKIDDYDWDRYLNG; encoded by the coding sequence ATGCCGTGGTATCTAGATAATGTTTATGAACTAAACAAAGAATCGCCATATACGTTTTATGTTCCTAGTTTAGAAGTGTTGAACAAATTAAAAGTTGGTGATTTGATAAAATTAATCTTCGTAACTGAGGAAGCTGAAGATGATGGATTTAGAGGAGAAAGAATGTGGGTTCAAATCACCAACATAAAAGAAAAGAAATTTATAGGCATACTTGACAATGAACCTCAGCGTTTACCTTTAAAAATAGGCGATGAGATTTCATTCGGAATTGAAAACATATGTGATACGGAATATGAAGACCCAAAATCATCAGAATGGAATTTTTATTTTGATACTTTAGTTACGGTTAGCGAAGATGTACTTGAAAAAAGAGAATTCAACTTTATGCTAAAGGATTATCCAAATGGCGAAGGAGATTCGGGTTGGTCAATATTAAGCTGCTATGAAGATGATGCCTTTCTAAGTGATTCTGAAAATTTTCAAATTGTTTCTATTGGAGTAATCTTGAATATCGACGATTCAATTTTAGAATTTATTCAAGAAACTCCTTTATGTGCATATGAAAAAAATGAGCAAGGCAAATTTTATAAAATTGATGATTACGATTGGGACAGATATTTAAACGGATAA
- a CDS encoding DUF4279 domain-containing protein: MDKTQVKVYFSLYGDDFPIDNVTEILGIKPTNSYKKGDVIPKKYNPNVVSTKVQFRKETAWEFGTDYQESNDVKVQLDHIIRPLKNKATIINQLKSKYNLECDFSIVIIMENGETPGLHLDNEQIEFANNIKAEFDIDLYANPYKGI; encoded by the coding sequence TTGGATAAAACTCAAGTAAAGGTTTATTTCAGTTTATACGGAGATGACTTTCCAATTGATAATGTGACTGAAATATTGGGAATTAAACCAACTAATTCCTATAAAAAGGGTGATGTCATTCCAAAAAAATATAATCCAAATGTTGTTTCAACTAAAGTCCAATTTCGAAAAGAAACCGCTTGGGAATTCGGTACGGACTATCAAGAATCCAATGATGTAAAGGTACAACTTGACCATATTATAAGACCATTAAAAAATAAAGCAACTATAATCAATCAGTTAAAATCGAAGTATAATCTCGAATGCGATTTCTCAATCGTTATAATTATGGAAAATGGGGAAACGCCAGGTTTACACCTCGATAATGAACAAATTGAATTCGCAAATAATATTAAAGCTGAATTTGATATTGATTTGTATGCTAATCCTTATAAGGGTATTTGA
- a CDS encoding dienelactone hydrolase family protein, giving the protein MIKILNGADRLIIVIHEIYGINQHMTNFCERLSEQGFDVICPNLLKREQPFNYSEEEIAYQNFIENVGFTDAVHKIKNVLVSIKKEYKKIYIIGFSIGATIAWLCGEEDYLDGIVGYYGSRIRNYKEIVPSSPTILFFPQKERSFDVNELISNLDKRNTEIHKFNGEHGFSDPYSPNFNAKSASDAFDEMLNFIRRH; this is encoded by the coding sequence ATGATTAAGATACTGAATGGGGCAGATAGATTAATTATTGTAATTCACGAAATATATGGAATTAATCAACACATGACGAATTTTTGTGAAAGATTATCAGAACAGGGCTTTGATGTTATCTGTCCGAACTTACTAAAACGTGAGCAACCTTTCAATTATTCCGAAGAGGAGATTGCCTATCAAAATTTTATAGAGAATGTTGGGTTCACTGATGCGGTACATAAAATAAAAAATGTATTAGTAAGTATTAAAAAGGAATACAAGAAAATATACATTATTGGATTTAGTATAGGAGCAACTATTGCTTGGCTGTGTGGTGAGGAAGATTATCTCGATGGGATAGTAGGATATTATGGTTCAAGAATTAGGAATTACAAAGAAATAGTTCCATCAAGTCCCACAATTTTATTCTTTCCGCAGAAAGAACGGTCCTTTGATGTTAATGAATTAATTTCAAATCTGGATAAAAGAAATACTGAAATACATAAATTTAATGGAGAACATGGATTTAGCGACCCATACTCTCCTAATTTTAATGCTAAATCAGCTTCAGACGCTTTCGATGAAATGCTCAACTTTATTAGAAGACATTGA